The nucleotide window AGGAAGATCTAGGCACGTACTCGCTGATTCAGGTGAAGGATGTAGCTACAACAGTGCTGGCACCAAAAACGCTCCCCGCTGCCATACTCTTACCCTTCAATCATTTAGAGCGAGTTTGGGATTTTACAAAAACGCTTTTCCGTCATGCTGAGCTTGTCGCAGCCTGACAGTTCCCAAACACGGTCTTAGACTGAATATCAGGCACTATGACGTGGCAGGAAAATGATTGGCTAAGCCGTTGCGTATGCGCCAGGCACAATGGCGCCATGAATTTCTGACTCTTTCCCAAAAATAACTATGAAATTAGTTGTTAAACTAAAAACACAGTTATACATTAGGGTACTGATTCAGAACTCTATGGAAAACCTTCCCGAACTAACCCGCGCCGAGGAACAGGTGATGCAGGTGCTGTGGCGCCTGGGCCCGGCCTTTGTGAAAGACGTGCTGCCGGAGCTGCCCGCGCCCACCCCGGCCTACACCACGGTGTCTACCATCATCCGCATTCTGGAGCAGAAGGGCTACGTGGGCCACGAGGCTTTCGGGCGCACCCACCGCTACCACGCGCTGGTAGCGCAGGATGCCTACCGCCGCTTTTCGCTGGGCAAGCTGCTAGGCGGCTACTTCAACGGCTCCTTCACCCGGTTGGTATCCTTTTTTGCCAGGGAGGAAAATCTGGACGCTGCCCAACTCGACGAACTGCTCCGCCACGCCCAAAACGCCCCTACCGATGAGCCCGACCCTACTCCCGACGAGCCTGCCCGACCCGCTTAGCTGGCTGCTGCAAACCACCGTGCTGCTCACGGCCGGCTGGCTGTTTTACCGCACGGTGCTGCGGCCGGAGCGGTTTTTCCACTTCAACCGCCGCTTTCTGCTGCTCACGCCCTGGCTGGCGCTGCTGCTGCCGGTGCTGCTGGGCTTTGCCGGGCCACTGCTGCGCAGCTGGCTGCCAGCCGAGGCAAGCTCCGGCCGTTGGCTGACCAGCAGCTGGCTTCCTGCCGTGACGGTGCAGGCCGGGGCCACGCCCGCTTCCGCCCTGTTATCCGCAGGCCAGTGGCTGCTCGGGCTGTATGCCGCCGGGGCCGGGCTGCTGCTGGGCCGGCTGGGGTGGCAGCTGTGGCGGCTGTGGCACACCACCCACCACTGGCCCCGCGAGCCGGCCGCCGGCTACACGCTGGTGTATACGGGCGGCCGGCGGCCGGTCAGCTCATTTGGGCACTGGGTGTTCTGGGATGAAACGGCGGGCCTCTCCGCGGCTGAAAGCCAGGCCGTGCTGGCCCACGAGGCAGCCCACGTGCGCCAGGGCCATACCTACGAGCGGCTGGCGCTGGAAGCAGCCCGTGCACTGCTGTGGCCCAGTCCGCTGGCGCACTGCTACCCGCGCGCCCTGGAGTTGACGCACGAGTTTCTGGCCGATGCCGCCGCCTTGCAAACCACGGCCCCGCTGGTGGCCGCCAGCTCCGAGTCATACGCCACGCTGCTGGCCCGGCTGGCTTTGCGCCAGCTGCACCCCAGCTTGCCCCTTAGTCATTCTTTCACTCATTCTCTCACGCTTACCCGCATTCGTATGCTTGCTTCCACCACTCCCCGCCGCCGCTGGAAACAGTGGCTGCTTTTGCCGCTGAGCGCCCTGCTGCTGCTAGCCCTTGGTTGCGAACAGGAACTACAAGATATGCCTCCGCCGCCACCCCCTCCTACTATGGCCGCGCCCGAAGCACTAGCTCCGCCACCTCCCCCCACCACCCGCCTACTTCTTCGTCGAACAGATGCCCGAATACGAGGGCGGTCAGGCGCAACTGCTGGCCGACATTGGTAAGCTGGTTAAATATCCGGCCTCGGCAGTAGCTGAAAAGCTGGAAGGCAAGGTGTTCGTGCGGTTCATTGTGGGTGCCAACGGCACGGTGCAGGCGGCTGAAGTCACCAAAGGCATTGAGCACTCGGTGCAATACCCAGGCAGCAATGGCCAGCCGCAAACCACCCGCATCACCACGCCCGGCGCCTGGGCGCTGAATGAGGCAGCATTGAACGCGGTGCGCAGTCTGCCGGGCAAATGGAAGCCGGGGCGGCAGGACGGCAAGGCCGTGGATGTGATGTACACCGTTCCCATCACGTTTTCGTTGGCAGACTCTGAGCCGTTGAAACTCGGGTGGGCGCTGTACTCAAGATTCCGGGGCTGCTGAAACGACCAACGGGCTGGCTCCAGAGAGTTGAGTGCTCAAGTCGTTTTTACCTGTCAAAGCATGCCAGGGAGAGACTATAAAAGCGGCCGCCTGCTCTGCCCGAGCGGCCGTTTTGCGTAGAAACGGAATCCGGTTAAAATCTGATTAAAGTCTGAGGTAAGCCAGCTTCCGGCAGCTGCGGGTGGCACTTTTCCCCGAAAAAGCTTCTACCTTCGGGACTCCATTCGCCTTCAACCCGTTTCTTCTCAGTGTCTTATTTCCGGACTGCTTCGCGCCTTACCGCGCCCGTGCTTGCCTCTCTGGGCCTGGCCCTCTCTCTGACTACGCTACCTGGCTGCGGCACCCGCCAGGAAGGCGAAACCGCCACCGCAAACGCCGATAGCACCACGCAAAAACCCGTGGTAGTGGATACCATAGCCCTGAAAAAGCAGGCTATGCGCCGCGACTCGCTTAAGGCCGACTCTATTGTGAAGGCCAGTGGGCAGCTGCCCGGGGCCATCTTGCCGGGCAAGCGCATTGTCGCTTTCTACGGCAACATTCGGGCGAAGGGCATGGGCATCCTGGGCCGCGAGCCCAAGGAGCAGATGCTGGCCAAGTTCCGCAAAGTGCAGAAGGAGTGGCAGGACGCTGACCCGAGCATTCCGGTGCAGCCGGCCTTGCACAGCGTAACTATCACGGCCCAGGCCGCCGCGGGCAAAGACGGCAAGTACCGCCTGATGAACTCCAAGGCCACCATCGACGAAACCATTCAGTGGGCCAAAGACAACAACTGCATCGTGTTTCTGGACGTGCAGGTGGGCCTGAGCAACCTGGAGCATGAGCTACATAAGCTGGAGCCCTACCTCAAGGACCCCATCGTGCACATGGGCATCGACCCGGAGTTTGCCATGGAAACCAAAGGCGTGCGCCCCGGCAAGAAAATCGGCACCTACGACGCCAAGGACGTAAACTACGCCATCAACTTCCTGGCCCGCATTGTAAGCGAAAACAAGCTCCCGCCAAAAATCCTGACGGTGCACCGCTTCACCCAGGGCATGGTTACCAACTACAAAAACATCAAGCTGGACCCGCGCGTGCAGGTAGTGATGCACATGGACGGCTGGGGCAACCCCACGCTCAAGAAGGACTCCTACAAAGCCTACGTGGAAAAGCAGCCCGTGCAGTACACCGGCTTCAAGCTGTTCTACGAGTATGATGCCCGCCCCGCGCCCCACCACATCATGACGGCCAAGGAAGTGCTGGCGGAGCTCAACCCCAAGCCGCTGTACATTCAGTATCAGTAGATTAATATACCTGCTATTTTCCGGCAGGACGTTAACGGCCCCGCTAGTTCTCGGACTAGCGGGGCCGTAGCCGTATAGAGGAGCTTAAGCCAAGCGCCCGGGAACCATTAAAGAAAAGACTGCATCTTCGCGGCCGAAACTCCGTTATTGTCCTACCGTTTCGCCTTTCTTTCCTGCCTTCGCTATGATTCGCGTTTTGCTTACCGACGACCACGCCATTATCCGGGAAGGCATCCGCGCGCTGCTGGTGAAGGAGCCCGGAGTAGAGGTAGTGGGCGAGGCCAACAACGGCCGGGAGCTGCTGGACCTGCTAGCTACCACGCCCACCGACGTAGTGCTCATGGACATCAACATGCCCGAAATGGATGGCCTTACGGCTACCCGGCTGGTGCGCGAGCAGTACCCCGAAACGCGGGTGCTGGCGCTTTCTATGCTGGACCACCCCGAGTACGTGCACAACATGATGGCAGCCGGCGCCACGGGCTACGTGCTCAAGAATGCGGGCAAGGATGAAATTACGTTTGCCATCCGCTCGGTGGCGGCAGGGCGGCAGTTCCTGTGCTCAGAGCTGGGGTTTATTATGTTGCACAAGGTCCTGGCCTTTGTGTCGGAGCCCGAGGCCAGCCCCGCGGCCAAGCCCGGCGGGTTTTCGCGCCGGGAAATAGAAGTGCTCAAGCTGCTGGCCGAGGGCCTGACTACGAACGAAATTGCCGACAAGCTTTTCACCAGCCGCCGCACCATCGAAACGCACCGCCAGAACATCATCGAAAAGGCCCAGGTGAAGAATACGGCCTCGCTGATCCGGTACGCCGCGCTGCAGGGGCTGCTTTAGTCGCCGGTCCTGTACATCAGGAGGCGGGAGCCGGGCCGCTATCCTGCCCGTTGAGCAGGAACTCGCGCAGGCGGTTGATGTGCACCTTGATTTCCTCAAGCCGCTCTTCCTGCTGCACGCTCCAGAGCCCCTCGCCGCGGCTGGCCATGCTGCTGAGCAGGTTTTTGCGCTCCTCCATCATGCGCAAAGCCACCCACAGGGTTTCCTCCAAGGAGTGCCGGGAGCTTTCCATCAAAGATTCCCCCGTAAAGGCATGGCCTGTATGGCAGCGGTAGCGTAGCACGGAGCCCTCATTGAGTTCCCACAGGTTGCCGCCGCAGTCGGGGCAGGTGAGGGGCGCCAGGTGGCCCAGCTGGTTTACTTCTTCAGTAGTTCCCACAACGCGTTCGGCAATAGAGGCTTCCAGTAGCAAATCAGGAGGAATAGCGCCCGGCCCCGCAGCGGGGCGGGGCTTGCCGGCCAAGTCCTGCAGCACCGCACTCAACTCAGTCAGCGGCAGTACGTAGTCGACCACGCCGGCGCGCAGGGCGCTTTCCGGCATACTAGGGAATTCGGCCTCGGCCGGGTCCTGCACCAGGGTGGTGCCGCCGCAGCGCTTGATGAACTCCAAGCCAGCGGTACCATCGTGGAGCATGCCCGTGAGCACCACGCCCAGCACGTTGGGCCCGTAGGCTACGGCAGCCGAGCGAAACAGGGCATCGGCGGCGGGACGATAATTGTTTTCGCGGGGGCCTTTGGTTACCAGCAGGTGGCCATCCTTCACCAGCAGGTGCCGGTCGGGCGGGGCCAGGTACAGCGCACCGGCTTCAATATGCGTCTGGTTCACAGCCAGCTGGCAGCGCAGCCCCGTGTGCTGGCTGAGGCGCTTGACGAGGGGCGTACCGGTGCTATCGGGCGCCAGGTGCTGCACCACCAGCACGGTGGCCGGCAGCGTGGGCGGCAGCTGGGCTACCAGCCGAATGAGCGCGGGCATTCCGCCTGCCGAGGTACCAATGACGATGAGAACAGAAGGTGCAGGCACGCGGGTAGCGGGTAGAGGTCCAGAATAGAGCCGAGGCTCAATGGTAGTGTACGGGCATATCGGCCCCGGTGGTCGTACCGGCAAAAAAGAGGTCTACAAAGCAACACTCGCGGTATTTGGGTAGATTTGAGTGGTGAACCGGCACAGCTCGACAGCTACGACACTCGGCGGCGCTTCACCCTCTTTTGCTTTCGTTGCCTGCCCCATGTTGCCAGATACTCCTGCGGCGCCGGAAAAC belongs to Hymenobacter sp. J193 and includes:
- a CDS encoding BlaI/MecI/CopY family transcriptional regulator, with protein sequence MENLPELTRAEEQVMQVLWRLGPAFVKDVLPELPAPTPAYTTVSTIIRILEQKGYVGHEAFGRTHRYHALVAQDAYRRFSLGKLLGGYFNGSFTRLVSFFAREENLDAAQLDELLRHAQNAPTDEPDPTPDEPARPA
- a CDS encoding energy transducer TonB yields the protein MPEYEGGQAQLLADIGKLVKYPASAVAEKLEGKVFVRFIVGANGTVQAAEVTKGIEHSVQYPGSNGQPQTTRITTPGAWALNEAALNAVRSLPGKWKPGRQDGKAVDVMYTVPITFSLADSEPLKLGWALYSRFRGC
- a CDS encoding response regulator transcription factor; its protein translation is MIRVLLTDDHAIIREGIRALLVKEPGVEVVGEANNGRELLDLLATTPTDVVLMDINMPEMDGLTATRLVREQYPETRVLALSMLDHPEYVHNMMAAGATGYVLKNAGKDEITFAIRSVAAGRQFLCSELGFIMLHKVLAFVSEPEASPAAKPGGFSRREIEVLKLLAEGLTTNEIADKLFTSRRTIETHRQNIIEKAQVKNTASLIRYAALQGLL
- a CDS encoding chemotaxis protein CheB, which codes for MPAPSVLIVIGTSAGGMPALIRLVAQLPPTLPATVLVVQHLAPDSTGTPLVKRLSQHTGLRCQLAVNQTHIEAGALYLAPPDRHLLVKDGHLLVTKGPRENNYRPAADALFRSAAVAYGPNVLGVVLTGMLHDGTAGLEFIKRCGGTTLVQDPAEAEFPSMPESALRAGVVDYVLPLTELSAVLQDLAGKPRPAAGPGAIPPDLLLEASIAERVVGTTEEVNQLGHLAPLTCPDCGGNLWELNEGSVLRYRCHTGHAFTGESLMESSRHSLEETLWVALRMMEERKNLLSSMASRGEGLWSVQQEERLEEIKVHINRLREFLLNGQDSGPAPAS